The nucleotide window CCGCAGGGCATGCGGGAAGTAACGCCGGGGAGATACGAGCAGCCGATCAGGCACTCGGCCCAGGAACCCACCGAAGCGATCCCGCCAGGGATTGCCGTAGGAATCCCCCGGCTTCAGGTGGGGGAGGATGTCAAAAGCGGCGCATGGTCGAGCGCTGAGGAACTCTCGGCCTAGAGACGATGAAGAGGCTGGACGAAGTCCTGAAGATCAGCCTGGCGCTGGTACCGATCTGAGGGATTCCGGTCGCGCGCCGGCAGAGCGAGGAGATCCTCCGCGAGATCTTCGTCCGGAAGAGGACTTCCCCGTGAAGCGCACCCTGGCCGACACCGGCCCGCTGGTGGCCTTGCCGTAGAGGCTGCCGGCGGACTCCGGGGATGCGGTGCACTATCGCTGTGGAGCGGGCCGCGTTGGCTCATCCATCGGGATCCCCGGCGGCGCGCCACGCAGCGAGCGCTTCGCGGAGGGAGGCGGCGGGCCTTCCGGGCAGCGGGACGAGACGGGCCACAGGAGCGCCGTTGCGCTCGACGATGAAAGAATCCCCCCGGTAGCGCACTCTGCCCAGAGCATCGCCGAGCCTGCGGGCCAATTCGGTTGCAGAAATCCGGCGCTCCATATTCTGAATCATGCGTAATTCCATGCAAGCTGTAAAGCCCGGCGCGAACCGCGCCGCGCGGAGCTTCCGCCTGCGGAGGCTCTTCAGGATCACGCCGCCGGGTGGTCGAGCGGCCGATCGGCCTGGCCCTGGCGCCTGAGCAGCAGCGCGCCCAGCCCCATGGTGACGGCGAGGATCCAGGCCGTGGACGCGACGACCCCGGCCATCCGCTGCTGCACCCTCCTCACGCTGAAGAAGAGGAAGTTCACCGTCATCGGCAGCGTGCTCGCGGCCAGCAACAACAGGATGGACCGGGCGCTGTCGAGAGCGTATCAGACAAGCCGCGCCTCGTCGTGAGAGCCGTGCGCAAACAGCGACATCGAGGTCGTCAGTTGACCACCAGCAGCGGCAGCAGGAACACTGGTGCGCCCCGCAGGATCGCAGCCACGTATGGAGATAGCAGACTGGCCCGCTTGATGCGGTAGCACCCCCGGTGCTACCCTCAGCGCGTGGGAAGCGCGAGACATGGGGTCTTCGCCGCACGGAGGTGAGCGGGCACCTGTCACATTTCGAAGGACCAATTCGTTGGACCCGTCATGCCCAGCACGACCGCCTCCCTAGGCTTGTCGAAACGGGCAGGGTGCGTGATCTGGCAGATGTTGAGGAGATCCTGCGATCCCCTGAACGCATCGTGCAGGCGAAGATGGGGCGCCGAGAGGCCCAGCAGCGACGTGGCGGCGGCCTCCTGCGCATTGTCTTCGTGGAGGAGAAGGGTAGCCGTGTTATCATTACGATGAACTGGACGACAAAGGTCGATAGGTACTGGAAAGGGAGTGCCATAGATGAAGGTCACCTATGATCCGGAAGCGGATGTTCTGTACATCCTCCTGCGCGAGGAGGCACGCGAGGCGGACACCGAGGAGATCCGTGGGGGGGTGACCGCAGCGTTCGACCAGCATGGACGCCTCATCTCGCTCGAGTACATTGGCGCTGCAGCAGACGGCTTGGTCGTGGACGATACCATCAGGGTATCCGTGGTCAACTATCCCGGGCGTGCAAAGACGAGAGCGTAACTCCACTCATCAAGCAAGAAGGATGCCGGCCGGTGCGCTCGTCCCCATGGGCCTAGAGCAGCCGGCGATCGAAGGCAAGACGGGCAAGCAGTACAAGCGCAACTGAACTTTGTGCCGCGAACCACCCCAGACCCGCCCCCAACAGCCCCATGCGCGGGAGGAGCAGCACGCTCAGCCCCAGTGTCACGACCAGGATACAGAGGGTGCTGCCCACGACCCCGGCCATCTTCTGCTGCACCCTCCTCACGCTGAAGAAGAGGAAGTTCACCGTCATCGGCAGCGCTTGAATTGGGGTGACGCGCGCGGGCCGGTCCGGCCGCTACGGTCCGGCCGGCAGGGCTACGGAATCAGCTTGATGTCCGGGAACACGGCGCGAAAGACGGCGGGGTCCAGGGTGAGCACCGCCAAGCCGTGGTGCTCGGCATGGGCGGCGATCAGGAAATCGCCCACGATGCGGCGTGGCAGGGCACCGTCGCGCCGCTTGCGGGCGTACTCACCGAATGCGCGCCCGGCGCGCTCCCACACTTCAGGCGGCATGGACCACAGCACTTCGATCTCGGCCCGCTCCAGGAAGGTCCGCAGCCCCTCCCAGCTCCGCGAGGCGACAAGCTCCGCGTAGACCACCGGACAGATGACCGGCGGCTGCGATCCCGCCACAGACAGCCTCCGCCTGGCCTCTTCGTGCAGGGCGTCCCGGGAGTCGAACGCCGCGAGGATGGCGCTGGTGTCAAGGCTGATCATCGCCCCACCGCAGTCTCCGCACGTGGCCTGTCGCGTCTCCGCCCGTCTCCTCGGAAAGAGCACGGAAGTCGAACTCTTGCAGCAGCGCCTCGATCACCTGCCCTATGTCGGGCCTGACTTTCCGGAGCTCGATGTGTTCACCGGCAGTCGTCACCTCCAGACGGTCGCCCGCCTTGATGCCGAGGGCCCGCCGGACCTGCGCGGGCAGCGTCAGCTGAAACTTGCGGCTTACGCGGGAGAATGCCATCGCTTTACCAGCTTACCAAGCGCCGTTCGGCAAAGCAAGGCTTGCTTTACATGCTTGGTGGCCCCCGCATTCGCAGCGTGCCATATCTGTGCAAAATGTACATCTTGTGCTATCATGCCTGTGAGGTGATCGGACGTGCTGGTCCCCACGAGGTTCTCAGAAGCCCGCAGCCGGTTCAGCCGGTTGTTCGATGAGGCCGTGGAAGAGCTGCGGCCGGTGTTGGTCCGCCGAGGAGCCCGACAAGAAGCGGTGCTCGTGAGCCGCGAGAATCTCGATGCGCTTCTGCAGTCGTTCACCCTGCGGCCCCAGGTCCTGCACGAAGAAGATGGCTCGGTGACGATAACGGTGGACGAATTGGACTGGGCCGTCAACGCTGCGTCAGTTGAGGAGGCAGTGAGCGCCCTCGTCTCCGACCTGCGCCAGTACGCGGAGGACTATCTTGAGCGGGCATCGCTGTTTCTACGCGCGCCCAACCGCCGTTCTCATTTCCCCCATGTGCTCAAGATTGTGCT belongs to bacterium and includes:
- a CDS encoding PIN domain-containing protein; this encodes MISLDTSAILAAFDSRDALHEEARRRLSVAGSQPPVICPVVYAELVASRSWEGLRTFLERAEIEVLWSMPPEVWERAGRAFGEYARKRRDGALPRRIVGDFLIAAHAEHHGLAVLTLDPAVFRAVFPDIKLIP
- a CDS encoding AbrB/MazE/SpoVT family DNA-binding domain-containing protein; amino-acid sequence: MAFSRVSRKFQLTLPAQVRRALGIKAGDRLEVTTAGEHIELRKVRPDIGQVIEALLQEFDFRALSEETGGDATGHVRRLRWGDDQP
- a CDS encoding type II toxin-antitoxin system Phd/YefM family antitoxin gives rise to the protein MLVPTRFSEARSRFSRLFDEAVEELRPVLVRRGARQEAVLVSRENLDALLQSFTLRPQVLHEEDGSVTITVDELDWAVNAASVEEAVSALVSDLRQYAEDYLERASLFLRAPNRRSHFPHVLKIVLARDEEEVRHGLLGL
- a CDS encoding DUF2283 domain-containing protein, coding for MKVTYDPEADVLYILLREEAREADTEEIRGGVTAAFDQHGRLISLEYIGAAADGLVVDDTIRVSVVNYPGRAKTRA